Within the Eucalyptus grandis isolate ANBG69807.140 chromosome 1, ASM1654582v1, whole genome shotgun sequence genome, the region AAATCTCACCTAGATCATTCACTTAGGTGTCGCAGCATTAAGCTGCTCAGATACAAAAGAGAAGGCTTTTCAAGAATTGGGATCTGGTCAGTGGCAGCGACGAGTGCTATAGGTTTGATCCTCAATTTCAACCCAGCATTGGCAATTTTCAGTTGGTGGATTCATGCAAGGGAGTTATTTGTTTGTCTACTCTCTCTAGAGGCGACTGCAGTGCCTCCAACATATATCTTCGGAACCCCTCCATCAATGAGTTCATGGCCCTCCCACAACCTGGATGTCCAGTCTCCGCTGCGGTTGGCTTCGAGATTAATCCATATAGCGGACATCTGGATGATTTTAAAGTGATTAGTATTAGAAACGGGTATTCCTCTGATTCTGAATTGAGATTTCCAAGGAGTTCCTCAGGAGCTGAGATATATAGTTTGAGAGGAAATTCATGGAAACGAATGGAGACAGCTTTGCCTTCGTGGTATTTTTACTATCTGGATCGCCAAGTGATGTATAAGGAATTTATTTGCTGGTGCGCCAATCCCAGGGAAGACAAGGttgcttgtttcttttgatGTGATTAATGAGGTATTCACTGAGATGACGCTTCCTGAGAATATTGTTTTTTCTGAGAAGAGTCTAACCACAATGGAGGGATGCGAGTCAGTCTCAGGACACGAATCATATCGAAGTTGTGAAGTATGGATCATGAAAGAGTTCGGAGTCCCTAAGTCTTGGACCCAGTTGTACCGGATCATACTACTGGAGTATTCACCCATGCATTATGAGCTGCTTGGGTCTGCGGGGGCAGGAGAACTCGTGTTTTTGATCCTAGGTTTACATTCCCAGGCCAACCAGGCATATATTGGTTCATATGATCTAAAGAGTAAGCAGTTTAACCAATGCATCAAGCTTGATGCATCATCTGCAAGTGGACGCTGCTTGGTGGATTATGTTTACTAGTCTGGTTTCAGTTCTGCCCAAGCTCACAGCAGAATGTTCTTACTTGGTTCGTGCAAATAAGCTGATCAGCTAATGGATTCTTCTTTTGCACCTTAGATTGCCTGTTGTCAAGCTCAAGCTACTTTTCTGGAGCATTAACTGACGGAAGCGTGCTCAGTTTTCTTGCTCACGCAGCTGCTCTTGTATTTAGCATTATTTCTTTCAGATCACTCGTCGGGCAGTTGATCAATAGGAGGCAATATTTCTTCGAATTGTGGACATTCTTAAGTTGGTGATCAAGTCTTGGTTATTTGCTCTTGCTTAAATGTCAATGATTAAATTGCTTCGACAAAGTAATTACAACTGTCATGTTCTGATTTCACTAAAAAGTTACATGATGTCCTAGAACAGTAGCACAGAAATGAAAGGCAGTTTTATTTATACTCCTGCCATCTTTTACAGAATTGAGAAAAGGTTTAATCATTCTGACTATGCTCCTTATAACTGATAGCAATAATAAACTCTGTTTCGGAGTTCTCTTTCTCTAGGGTGTAGTTGCAGCAACCCCAGTTGGTGATGACAAATCCTAATGAAGcaaaaacttttcttttcttttttggccctTCAAAGTTTAGGGTCTTACAGCTAGTTAAAGCTCATGCTGAAATGAAGCTAAAACAGTTGCTAGTCATGGACACTTTATAGGGCATTTTGCTATCCATGATGGTAGTATGAGCAATTAGCACAGCAATTGAGACAGAATGTGTATCAGATAGCTTGACATAGGTGAGTGAGTATATGGTCCTTAAAATGTTCCGAACTTGCTGGCTTTACCTTACGCTTAAAAGCATCTGAGAATTTCATAAAGAGTCATTAGATATGCTTTACTTAACTATTTGCGGTCATCCAAAGACTCTTGCTCTCACCTCTTTCAGCAGTTACTGTAAAGAGAGGAATGGACCATGAAAGCCCTTGTTCCATGTGACTATTGCACCAAATTTCATTCACAATCTTACTCTCgtctttcttcattttatcaTAGGAATAGTCTCTGATGAAAACAATACATGATTGGTTTTCATGGTTCATTCAGGCCTCGGAGGTGCTTCTTGACAAAATAGCATGCCGGCAGAGCATATTCTTCTGTTGAATGAATCAAACGTAAGCTTAGATTATTGGCCAGAACAAGACAAACAGGAAATAGAAAGTCAACGATATGCTATAAGAGCCGTGTGATctaactccttttgagagagagcTCAAAAAGCTGAATCTAAAAATGTTGAGGGCCACATGCGGATTATACGGTATTACTTGAAATCACCATCTCTGTATATTGTACGATTTTAACCAAGATCAAACTCTACCCCACAAGGAACAAAGTCAACGGGAACTTCACCTTGGATTTATCGCTCAAATTCATCGTTTTCTCGAAAGCTGTATGACAACTACATATTTGGAACTTTGAAGGGCCTTTGCTGTTGAAAACCAGATAGTCACGGGAGAGAATTAGGAGGAATGGCCAACCTTCCCGATGACGTAATAACCAACATCTTATTGCAACTACCGGTGAAATCCCTGGTCCGATTTCGATGTGTCTGCAGATCTTGGAAATCCCTTATCTCAGGTTCGTCATTCGTACGATCTTATCTTGATCGTTCCTTCAGGTACGGTGAAAATGTTCTTCTTAAGTACACCATCAATGGTTCTTCAGGACTAGGAGTCTGGCCTCCGAGCCGCCATGAATTCTCTAGTGTTGATCCATCAATTCTACCAGCGTCAGATAGATTTCAGTTGAATGGTTCATGTAATGGCGTCATCTGTTTAACCACTTTCTCTAGAATCGATCCCAATCCCAATCCCAACGCCGCTAAAATTTATCTCTGGAACCCCTCAATCAATGAACTCAGGGTTGTTCCAGAATCCCATTTTCGAGTGTCGAATTTGGTCGGTTTCGGGTGTGATCCCTCCAGTGGCCGCCTGCATGATTTCAAAGTGGTCAATTTCAAAACCCAGCTGAACTTCAAGGAGATTCTGTTCCTACCGAGCCCCACCGAAGTCGAGATCTACAGTCTAAGAACAAACACTTGGAAACAGATCGGCCGCATCTTCCCTTCTGGATTTCCTAAGCACCTGGGTCGCCAAGCTTTGTTTAGGGAGTTCATCTGCTGGTGCTCTTATGCCTATATAGGTAATCTCAAGATGTGGACGTTAGTATTGTTCGATTTGATCAATGAAGTATTCCACGAGAAGGCTACGCCAGAGAGCATTCTTTGTATTGAGCAGTACGTAACAACGCTGGAGGGATGCCTATCGATATTAGCATACAATTGTTCCTATGAGTACGAAGTGTGGATCATGAAAGAATTTGGGGATGCCGAGTCATGGACAAAGCTGTACACGATCGATATACCAGAGAAGCTCGCACGGTACACACCGTTAGGATTTGCCGGCAGAGATGAGGTTGTTTTCGCGAAGATCCACAAGCTCCAGCGTGGCAACGACAGGACGCTTTTGGCTTCGTACAACATGAGGAGCAAGGCATTTGAGGGGTCCCATCTGCGCGTCGATTCCTTCTCGAGCTGTTGCATGGTGAGTTACGTCGAGAGCCTAGTTTCTGTCGTGCTCGGGAATGCTGCGCCAACGCAACCTCTCTCCAGATTGTCTGGGAATGGGTACAGAAGTATCGCTCGAAAGAACGGTCCAAAAGATCAATCGAAATGATGGTTCGAATGGCCCATCAAATATCGACCGCAAATGGTCCATCCATCAGAGCACGGGCTCCCCCATGATGTGGTCGACAGATTACACGTTTTGATGAAACGGACAGAACATGTTCTGCTCCTGGAGCCCCCTTTGAAGTTCCAGTCCTCTCTAGCTATTTGCATTGCTGTGCATCTTGAGGGTAGTATAAAACATGCTATCTTCAGGTTTCTTGTAATGTCTTCCTTGTTTGCATTATTGTTCCTTGTACGTGATTGAGTAGAATTAACGAAAGAGTTCTCGATATACTTGGCCGAAGAAGGGCGGCCCCGTCAGCTACGATGATTCCAGCCTCAGCCGTCTGGTCcacattatttgaaaaatacttcCAATTCAACATGAAATTCAATCTGTACGATATGATGAACAGGCCCTCCTTGGGAAGACTAGAGGGCTATCGCCACTCTCACCCACTCCCACTTTCTCCCTTTTGTCTTTCCCTTTAAAAGTCTTTACTCCACCAACTCAAACTTACATTCTCATTTTCCTCCCTATACATTTTTCTCcttattaaattttgttttccctttttctttctctctactttgctcttcttcatcattcattataattatttagTCAATTTGTCAATGCATATTTTATgtagttttattttgtttttccttaatttattcattctttttcaaaatgttattCTTTTCAAGTACTAATATATatgtagattttcttttatgtgtTTCCCATACAAGACTTGCATATGATTGAGTATAATATTATCGTGGCCATCCCCGTTGAAATTATATATcctcataaaaagaaaaaaaagagatcaattTCTTGTGTTATTAATCGAGTCATGTTCATCTTTTCTATTCCTGTTTTgactcattttcatcttttcttttctttctttaattgacTATTATTATATAAGAATAATCACATaaatgatttatgaactttCACTCTCCAATTACATAAATGGTCTATGCTTTGAACCTTATGTCAGCACAACCACAAGGATCTTGCCCAAGAGTCAGTGACttaaacaaaggaaaacaagtCAGTGTTTCACAATGCGCATTTCAACAAGTACTGAAGTCCCCAATTTTCTgaacccgaaaaaaaaaaaaaaagttcccaaTTCAGATATAAAATTCATGCTTTGTCAACTTAAAtttgaagaggaaaataaagggATTTGCATAAATGACAAAATTGAGACTACCACAAAGCCAAGGCTgctcaaataaattaaaagatctaCATCAACCAAACCATTCATAATGCAGATCAATACATATTTCACGCCTCTGTAAGGCAGGACACCTGTCTTTTCTTATCGGGGGGCTTTCTTTGAGAAACTCCAGTCATTTCAAAACCTGTCAAATGGATCTGCAAGATTAGAGAATTTGTTACAATTTTGTACCAATATATTGCTTTACGAGCattaggggaaaaagaaaggcaatCTCAATAGCCGCTATGAGAGTACAGGATGGCACCATTGGCCCAAATGTATCTGCATTCTTCATTTTTCAGGGCTTATGACCAAGGATGGCGCAAAGCTGTCATTTTACGAGGAGAAGCTCATTCAGTCTTTATTTTACAAAAGGCAACCTCAGTACGATTCTATAGTATCTGATAGTGCAGACAAATGGTTGATGTTGGACATAAAGTGCTAATCTTGCATCATGATTTTCTCCAGATGATTCCAACATATATTCAATCAGAAAATACTTCTTCGTCTTTTGAAATATCTATCACCTCTAGTGGCTaagctgaaatttttaggaattaaagaTGGCCATTACAAACAAGATATTTATCAATTCTAGAAATTAAGGCCAACCATTAGTGAGCATAACACAAGCACGATGCCCTTTTAATTAGAGATGGCAAGGGGATCCTTCACTAAAGAACTCAATCAATGCCCTCACCCCCTACATCAAATTCCCActaccaaaaacaaaacaaaaaaggaaaggaagaagaccagaatatatcatatatatagtATTTCACAGGATCAGCATCAGGAGTTCTGTTCTAACCAACCTAAGGAAGCTTGGAGCAATGAAGAGAGTCTCTGCAATTGCGCTTTCTTCCTGCCTTGTCATAAAAAGTCAAATCTTCTCAAGCTGTAGATCCAGTAGAAGAACAAAACATAAGGATGCTGAGGCACAATATGCCAACAGCATAAAACTAGCTAAACCAGAGAGCATTTTGGAGAACCTCCGAGGTCCAATTAACATCAAGATCATTCATGTCAATAGAGGGGAAGTTAAAAGTtccaaaaaacttcaaaaacaCTTTATCATTGTAGGTTCAGTGTTCCAACTTCTAAGTATTAGTTGTACTGGAACATGCAAAGCCAGTCCTCAGGTGGACCCTGAACCAGTTCATataccttatgaaaataaattaagacaAAATATTGTGAGGACAATGCACATTTTCCTATTAAGGTATTTTCCTCTACTGCCAAAATATttagaagaagataaaaatatcGAGAAGCACCATTTAAATGAAAGTGAACTCTTTcgccagaaaataaaaatggccTTTACCATGACAAAATCTTATTTGAAATGTAAAATGTTCTTCACCATGACACTGTCAAATATAATGTTTAACAAGGTGAACCTAAGAACCACCTCTGAACattcaaaatcacaaaaatgacTGTATTTTCAAAGAATATAGAATCTATTACTTCACTTAATTTCAGAAAGTCATACATAATTTCTGTTGAAAAGAAGATATCTCTAAGTAGATCAGAAACATCTAACTTCTGAACAGCAAGAGAAaggcaaaataaacaaaaacatttgACTTGCTGCAACAAGCAAATCAACATtagcaaagaaaaaatatatctgTTGATGTGCATGACAGAGCAAAAGCAGCAACCAATAACATCAGCATGAGATATTACCAACAAAATGATCTCTTGCATGAATCACTTATGCTTGCCCAAGTACACAGCACAAATAACCCAAACCAAAACTTTAAGCACCTGATACGCAGTTACATCTCAGATACTCCCTTGAAGCCCTCCTTTTCAAGAGTTTTAGCTATGGAGATGTCACCAGTCTTCACAATCTTTCCGTTCTCCTGGTGAACCAAACAACAAAGGAGGACCTTGTGAACCAATATGTACAGCCAACAAAAAAATGGACACATCTTGACAATTACAAAAATCACGAGTTCGTTCACTGCCAGACAAGTTTAGGATAATTGTATCATTTCTATTTTAAGTATCAGAAAGTCAGTGACTGAGGAATCACAGGACAGGGGCTTTAAAGAATGATTTTGAACTAACAAAAGCAAATTGCCAgaaatcttttattaattttgacaTGTAACTAAACTTATAAAGAGCATCATGGGGGTTGCCAAACAGATTATTCAGACTTTTAGTTGACGAGAGATTCCtgctcttatttatttatttttttttttttgaagagaagccacattttctttccacaatCCTCCACATTCATCTTTCCTGAGCAAAATCTTTCATCTCTCAAAACACAATATTATACACACAAgtgctcatttttcttttcttttaccccGTTtcagatgagaagaaaaattagcTATCTATTGGTTCCTATATATCCTCCATAACTTGAACCGAGTTGTAGCCTCGTAGGAAAGACAAAAGGAATGCTTCACGTAATTGAGTTGCTTTTCACCATCATTCTTATGAATTGCCTAAGTTTTACCTTTCCATTTGAAGGTCACTATTTTTCCTTGACAAGAGCAATCATTGCTtcaataaaatatgattttgtGCACCAATGACTCATCAACAGTGCTACCTCAACCCTCCTTTTCATGAGCATTGTCATGCCAACTttgattttaggaaaaatatagCTATTCAAACATTGACATACAACTTGAAAACTTAGTGCGTCATCAAATCCTATCAAGGACCATGCCATTTACTTCTCATACATGCATTATcagaaagggaaaaatgatCAACTTGTGTGAAGGATGAAAGAGATAACTTTGAGAGGACTTACCATTACATGGATATATCTAGGTTCTATGAACTCCAGGAGTCTTAAATAATGAGTAATCATCAAAACAGAATTCTTAGGAGTCAAAAGTCCATTTACTGCCTTTGCCACATCTCGAAGTGCATCAACATCCAACCCAGAATCAATTTCATCCAATATAGCTAATTCGGCCCCAAGAACCTGCAAAGGCATGCATATACATCTTACATAATATTACCAGGAAGGCTTGAGAAGTAAGCACAAGATGGAGGGACAGAAAAAAAGAGGGGCAGGGGGCGGGGGGGAGGCCACATATTCCTTTGGAGAAACATCCAATATATCCTTTATGCTTTATTTATCTGCACGCTACATAGTCTTTGGTGGTCTATATGAAACCCATTAACAATGTGCTccattttaacaaatttatagTATGCTTCCTTTTTGAATGTAATAATAAATATAGCAAAACCTACCGCGAGTTGTAAAATTTCATTCCGCTTTCTCTCTCCACCACTAAATCCTTCATTGACATTTCTGTTCAGGAAGTCCGCCTTCATGTTCAGAAGATCAAGTTTTGGATATACATAAGCCCAAAACTgcatgaaagaattttcagcatAAAAAAGATCAACGAACAGCATTGGTCTTTTTCTAATGTAACGACCATCAAAAGTCAGATAGCCAGGCAACATTTCATGTAAAGGTAGAAACAAGCTAGACAAGCAAATCAACCCTAGCTTATGTAATgctctcatttcctttttgagaAGTAAACGCAGTCCACAAGGTACAGAAATATATAAGTCAGGTAGCTAATCACTGACCAAAACGAAGATATATGAGGGTGCAAAGACTATCCAGTTGTAGTGACACAAACAATATTTATCAAACTAGATGAATTTAGTATGCAACAAACACTAATGCAGTACAAGCAACAAACAGAACTCGTTCTCAGGCACTTGAATGTCCATGGGCAGCAGCTCAAAAGTCAAAATATCAAAGACAACCTGAGAAATCtcagcaaataaaataaatgcatgATACAAATGTGAAGAGAGTAACCACATGAATGGAAGAGACTGATTCAATTATTTGCATAATACAAGCAAAAGATAGATGTAATAAGATACAATTGTACACCTCAATTGGACTAAGCTCAGGTTGATTAAGCTTTCTTCTTCGAGCATTGTATGCCATGTTGAGAAAGTCAGCATTGCTGACACCGGGTATTTCAATTGGTGATTGGAAGCTCATAAATAGCCCAGCAAGTGACCGGTCCTCAGGTTCCATTTCAAGCAAATTCTCGCCTTTAAACATCATACTGCCGCCGGTTACTTCATAATCTGGATGCCCAACGAGAACCTGCAATATTATAAGTTCACCAAATAATTCCAGGCCCGCAGAAGAGATAGGTACCATCAATTTGAAATGACATGATGTATCTGATGTAGCACACTGACAGCAACAACAAGCAATTACGAGCCAGCCAATCTTGCAGAAGGTGAAAAGCTAGGCAAAATAAAAGGAACCTTCTACGAAGACACTTCCATAACATCACCAAAAATTTCCCCACCACAATCTTCCAGTGAGCAGTTACTTTGGCTGACCACAAATTTGTCACCGACAATCAGCATTTTCAATATGATATATATTATAAGTTGTGACCccaaaaactagaaaattaaaagaacaaagagCAATCGGAGAAAATAAGGAATGGTGGAGATCTCGCATGTTTCACCACAACAAAATACTTCACCCAAGAATACTTTGTGGTCACATTCAATCAACCGTGTTAGATCTTCCAGAAAACATGACACAAAATAGAGCATAGTGACCT harbors:
- the LOC104421167 gene encoding F-box/kelch-repeat protein At3g23880-like; the protein is MANLPDDVITNILLQLPVKSLVRFRCVCRSWKSLISGSSFVRSYLDRSFRYGENVLLKYTINGSSGLGVWPPSRHEFSSVDPSILPASDRFQLNGSCNGVICLTTFSRIDPNPNPNAAKIYLWNPSINELRVVPESHFRVSNLVGFGCDPSSGRLHDFKVVNFKTQLNFKEILFLPSPTEVEIYSLRTNTWKQIGRIFPSGFPKHLGRQALFREFICWCSYAYIGNLKMWTLVLFDLINEVFHEKATPESILCIEQYVTTLEGCLSILAYNCSYEYEVWIMKEFGDAESWTKLYTIDIPEKLARYTPLGFAGRDEVVFAKIHKLQRGNDRTLLASYNMRSKAFEGSHLRVDSFSSCCMVSYVESLVSVVLGNAAPTQPLSRLSGNGYRSIARKNGPKDQSK
- the LOC104421168 gene encoding ABC transporter I family member 6, chloroplastic; this encodes MASAPPSLSTARPPTAASPHGDRRRGALPPLPSCGARPPSRGGLRALRSVPLRRCVVRAALSTADRSAAPVESGEGKELLLEVRDLTAVIAETGQEILKGVDLTIYEGEVHAIMGKNGSGKSTFAKVLVGHPDYEVTGGSMMFKGENLLEMEPEDRSLAGLFMSFQSPIEIPGVSNADFLNMAYNARRRKLNQPELSPIEFWAYVYPKLDLLNMKADFLNRNVNEGFSGGERKRNEILQLAVLGAELAILDEIDSGLDVDALRDVAKAVNGLLTPKNSVLMITHYLRLLEFIEPRYIHVMENGKIVKTGDISIAKTLEKEGFKGVSEM